From Deinococcus aquaticus, one genomic window encodes:
- a CDS encoding GNAT family N-acetyltransferase yields the protein MTDLQITPLTHAALPQLGELLIETVAAGGSVSFMHPLPEEQAHAFWQASLTAADAGGRVLYGAWHGPELIGTVTLLLDFPPNQPHRAEIAKMMTRTAWRGQGVATRLLRTAEAEAARRGRTLLTLDTSVDGGARKLYETAGYTLVGEIPDFALTPDGRLNGTLIYYKRL from the coding sequence ATGACCGACCTCCAGATCACGCCGCTGACCCACGCCGCCCTGCCCCAGCTGGGTGAACTCCTGATCGAGACCGTCGCCGCCGGAGGGTCCGTCAGCTTCATGCACCCCCTGCCGGAGGAACAGGCCCACGCGTTCTGGCAGGCCTCCCTGACCGCCGCCGACGCTGGCGGGCGCGTGCTGTACGGCGCGTGGCACGGCCCCGAGCTGATCGGCACCGTCACGCTGCTGCTGGACTTCCCGCCCAACCAGCCGCACCGCGCCGAGATCGCCAAGATGATGACCCGCACGGCGTGGCGCGGCCAGGGCGTCGCCACCCGCCTCCTGAGGACCGCCGAGGCCGAGGCCGCCCGCCGGGGGCGCACCCTGCTGACGCTCGACACCTCCGTGGACGGCGGCGCCAGGAAACTCTACGAGACTGCTGGCTACACCCTGGTCGGTGAGATCCCGGACTTCGCGCTGACACCGGACGGCCGCCTGAACGGCACGCTCATCTACTACAAGCGCCTGTAA
- a CDS encoding chlorite dismutase family protein: MMVDLDPSGQVTGREADRANRQFLNYAFFKLDPAFRRLPQAERDELKAEFLAAANGWAADAPAEKGLILRPYSLVGVRGDVDFMLWRIAFDVRDFQESQARLNRTRLMGYLTQPFNFISMNKRSQYVNRVEGSGHGLEILPGQGQYLFIYPFVKTRAWYDLTPHSRQGMMDEHINASVPFKGVRINTSYSYGIDDQEFVVSFDSDYPQEFVDLVHRLRYTEASMFTLQDTPMFTCVKKDLAGVLDDLG; encoded by the coding sequence ATGATGGTGGACCTCGACCCGAGCGGTCAGGTGACGGGCCGCGAGGCCGACCGCGCCAACCGGCAGTTCCTGAACTACGCGTTCTTCAAGCTGGACCCCGCCTTCCGGCGACTGCCGCAGGCGGAACGCGACGAACTGAAGGCCGAGTTCCTCGCTGCCGCGAACGGTTGGGCCGCCGACGCTCCGGCCGAGAAGGGCCTGATCCTGCGCCCGTACTCGCTGGTGGGCGTGCGCGGCGACGTGGACTTCATGCTGTGGCGCATCGCGTTCGACGTGCGCGACTTCCAGGAATCCCAGGCCCGCCTGAACCGCACGCGCCTGATGGGGTACCTGACGCAGCCGTTCAACTTCATCAGCATGAACAAACGCAGCCAGTACGTGAACCGCGTGGAGGGCAGCGGGCACGGCCTGGAAATCCTGCCCGGCCAGGGTCAGTATCTGTTCATCTACCCGTTCGTGAAAACGCGCGCGTGGTACGACCTGACACCGCACTCCCGCCAGGGCATGATGGACGAGCACATCAACGCCAGCGTGCCGTTCAAGGGCGTGCGCATCAACACCAGTTACTCGTACGGCATCGACGATCAGGAGTTCGTGGTGAGCTTCGACAGCGATTACCCGCAGGAGTTCGTGGATCTCGTGCACCGCCTGCGCTACACCGAGGCGAGCATGTTCACGTTGCAGGACACCCCGATGTTCACCTGCGTGAAGAAGGACCTCGCGGGCGTGCTGGACGACCTGGGCTGA
- a CDS encoding response regulator, producing the protein MTHPTPTEPSVRVLLVDDHAVVRQGLRLFLGLDPLIDVIGEAANGEEALAQVAALHPDVVIMDLMMPVMDGITATRALKRAHPDTEIIALTSTLEEHKVNGAIEAGAISYMLKDASSDTLADAIHAAARGEVRLHPEAARRLVRDFRGGEMRESLTPKETIVLQLIAHGYSNKDIAADQNVSEATVKTHVSRLLGKLGLDSRTQAALYALKNGVASLDGVDL; encoded by the coding sequence ATGACCCACCCCACTCCCACTGAACCTTCCGTGCGCGTCCTGCTGGTCGACGACCACGCTGTCGTCCGCCAGGGCCTGCGCCTGTTCCTGGGTCTCGATCCCCTGATCGACGTGATCGGCGAGGCCGCCAACGGCGAGGAAGCCCTTGCTCAGGTCGCCGCGCTGCACCCGGACGTGGTCATCATGGATCTGATGATGCCCGTCATGGACGGCATTACTGCCACCCGAGCCCTGAAACGCGCGCACCCGGATACCGAGATCATCGCCCTGACCAGCACCCTGGAGGAACACAAGGTGAACGGCGCCATCGAGGCCGGCGCGATCAGTTACATGCTCAAGGACGCCAGTAGTGACACCCTGGCCGACGCCATTCACGCCGCCGCGCGCGGCGAGGTGCGCCTGCACCCGGAAGCGGCCCGCCGCCTCGTGCGGGACTTCCGGGGCGGCGAGATGCGCGAGAGCCTCACGCCCAAGGAAACCATCGTCCTGCAACTGATCGCGCACGGCTACAGCAACAAGGACATCGCCGCCGACCAGAACGTCAGCGAGGCCACCGTGAAAACCCACGTCTCGCGCCTGCTGGGCAAACTGGGCCTGGACAGTCGCACCCAGGCGGCGCTGTACGCCCTGAAGAACGGTGTCGCCAGCCTGGACGGCGTGGACCTGTAA
- a CDS encoding aldo/keto reductase, with amino-acid sequence MEYRKLQGTDLTVSAVGFGVWTVGTTWWGVKDEEMGKGLLRRAFDLGVTFFDNADTYASGRAEELQREALGGVRDQIVIGTKFGYDIYNHPDRPGQQERPHDWTPAYLRKALEGSLKRLGTDYIDYYQLHNPRMDAVLNDDLWAELDRAKSEGLIRAYGTALGPALNERQIEEGIASVRDRRAPTQIIYNLLEQMLGEAILPAGEAAGVGVMARVPHASGLLEGYMTLDTEFEPGDHRNWRMTTNARRKAWMEDGLKKVEQLQAQFVEGQGRTVGQLAIQFALRSPVMASVLPNIYSAQNLEEYAATFDAAPLTDEEFGAIQALYRENFGLTHDLRGEVVAGGAK; translated from the coding sequence ATGGAATACCGCAAGTTGCAGGGCACCGACCTGACCGTCAGCGCGGTCGGGTTTGGCGTGTGGACGGTCGGCACGACCTGGTGGGGCGTCAAGGACGAGGAGATGGGCAAGGGCCTGCTGCGCCGGGCGTTTGATCTGGGCGTCACGTTCTTCGATAACGCGGACACGTACGCGTCGGGCCGCGCCGAGGAGCTTCAGCGTGAGGCGCTGGGCGGCGTGCGCGATCAGATCGTGATCGGCACGAAGTTCGGGTACGACATCTACAACCACCCGGACCGTCCGGGACAGCAGGAGCGTCCGCACGACTGGACGCCCGCGTACCTGCGAAAGGCGCTGGAAGGCAGCCTGAAACGCCTGGGCACCGATTACATCGACTACTACCAGTTGCACAACCCGCGCATGGACGCCGTGCTGAACGACGACCTGTGGGCCGAACTGGACCGCGCGAAGTCCGAGGGTCTGATCCGCGCGTACGGCACGGCGCTGGGGCCGGCGCTGAACGAACGGCAGATCGAGGAAGGGATTGCCAGCGTCCGGGACCGCCGCGCGCCCACGCAGATCATCTACAACCTCCTCGAGCAGATGCTGGGTGAGGCGATCCTCCCGGCGGGCGAGGCGGCGGGTGTGGGCGTGATGGCCCGCGTACCGCACGCCTCCGGGCTGCTGGAGGGGTACATGACGCTGGACACCGAGTTCGAGCCCGGTGACCACCGCAACTGGCGTATGACCACCAACGCCCGGCGCAAGGCCTGGATGGAGGACGGCCTGAAGAAGGTCGAGCAGCTTCAGGCGCAGTTCGTGGAGGGTCAGGGCCGCACGGTCGGGCAGCTGGCGATTCAGTTCGCGTTGCGTTCCCCGGTCATGGCGAGCGTCCTGCCGAACATCTACTCGGCGCAGAACCTCGAGGAATACGCCGCGACCTTCGACGCCGCGCCCCTGACCGACGAGGAATTCGGCGCGATTCAGGCGCTGTACCGGGAGAACTTCGGCCTGACGCACGACCTGCGCGGCGAGGTTGTCGCGGGAGGCGCCAAGTGA
- a CDS encoding helix-turn-helix domain-containing protein, translating into MSTTRDETTDAIAHRLRLEREARGWSLADLAARSGVARASISRIERGEMSPTAALLVRLAGAFDLTLAGLLVRAEAAASRLTRAADQPVWRDPATGYTRTQVFMRPDHPVELVQVTMPPGGQAALPASSYALIRQVIQVRSGQLTVTEGSETHHLHAGDSLGFGPPADVVIANETAHPCTYLVALARS; encoded by the coding sequence GTGTCTACTACGCGCGACGAAACGACGGACGCCATCGCCCATCGACTGCGCCTAGAACGCGAGGCGCGCGGCTGGTCCCTGGCCGACCTCGCCGCGCGCTCCGGCGTGGCCAGGGCCAGCATCAGCCGCATCGAACGCGGCGAGATGAGCCCCACGGCAGCGCTGCTCGTGCGCCTCGCCGGGGCCTTCGACCTCACGCTCGCCGGTCTGCTCGTCCGCGCCGAGGCCGCCGCCAGCCGCCTGACCCGCGCCGCCGACCAGCCCGTGTGGCGCGACCCGGCCACCGGCTACACCCGCACGCAGGTGTTCATGCGCCCCGACCACCCGGTCGAACTCGTGCAGGTCACCATGCCTCCCGGTGGGCAGGCCGCGCTGCCTGCCTCCTCGTACGCCCTGATCCGGCAGGTGATCCAGGTGCGTTCAGGCCAGCTCACGGTTACCGAGGGCAGTGAAACCCACCACCTGCATGCCGGGGACAGCCTGGGCTTCGGCCCGCCCGCCGACGTGGTCATCGCCAACGAGACTGCCCACCCCTGCACGTACCTCGTCGCCCTCGCCCGGAGCTGA
- a CDS encoding VOC family protein, which yields MLKHVSFLTRDLNATVAFYETLGGVTEKNLTTPEGYRRAVLRLGEGRLQFFQIPEETPAPHPHWAEHIALHVTGLRALLPTLRASGVTVTRDLQPSPGGRDMAFVQDPDGRQVELLEG from the coding sequence ATGCTGAAACACGTCTCGTTCCTCACCCGCGACCTGAACGCCACGGTCGCCTTCTACGAAACACTGGGCGGCGTCACCGAGAAGAACCTCACCACCCCCGAAGGCTACCGCCGCGCCGTCCTGCGCCTCGGGGAGGGCCGCCTGCAGTTCTTCCAGATCCCGGAGGAGACCCCCGCCCCGCACCCCCACTGGGCCGAACACATCGCCCTGCACGTCACCGGCCTGCGCGCCCTGCTGCCCACCCTGCGCGCCAGCGGCGTCACCGTCACCCGCGACCTGCAACCCAGCCCCGGCGGACGCGACATGGCCTTCGTGCAGGACCCCGACGGCAGGCAGGTCGAACTGCTCGAAGGGTGA